The genomic DNA AGTAGATGAGAATTTAAAATATTATAAATATGATCAATGTTTTTAGTAATATCATTAACTTTCTTTTCTGTTAATCCCTCATGAGTGTTAATTTCATCAACTAATCTTTTAATTACATCATAAATTTCTAGGAATAATGTCTGTAAAGATTGATCAGCAATAATTGGATAATGCAGTAATTTTAAACAGTCTTCTAAATAATAGACAATTTTCTGCATTCTTGTAAATCCTAACATTGCCGAGCCTCCTTTCATACTAAAGGTAGCTCGGAACATAGCATCTAATTCTTCTTGATTATTAATTGTATTTTGTAAATCAGATAAACCTGTGTAGATGGTCTGGAGATGCTCCTGTGACTCGGTGATAAAATAACCGATGATTTTTTTAAACTCTTGGGGGTTCATAGCTTTAACCTTGATCTGAATATTAAGTTATTAGTTAAAGGCTTTAATAAAAATTCATTTTAGACAATGAGTTTCAATTTATACATTTTTAAAGTTATGAAAGGTTCAATTAATATTTACCATATATTAGATTACCCACTTTTCACTTAATTTATATCTTCAGCCAAAATTAAACTCATATTCATTACATTGCTTTGTTGATTCATCTAACCTATGTATGGGCGATTTTCTGTGCATAAATACAATACTATATTTACAATTGTTGAGATTAACATATAACTAAACATTCTATCAATCATGCTTCTATAAATACGGTTCAGATTTTAGCATCTGAATTATGGTCAAATGTGATTATCTACTTATATATTCGTGGTAATTTGAAGACATGATACACCAATTTTCATAATAACTAGTTTATAAAACACTTGACAGTGAGTATTACGTATGAGTATATTCAAGTAAGTGATGAGTAACCACTAAGTCAAATTCTGCTGGTGAGTCTAACTTTTCTAAGTATATTAGAAATACAAATGTTATATCGAAATAATACTAAAAGAATAATGATTTTACGTCGTTCATGAAATCTATATTCAAATGAACACAACAAAGCCTCAACTAGAAATTACTGCATCTAGACAATTTGTACCTTGGCTATATGAACAACATCTCAGCCTTGTATTTACGACTTACCAAGCCGGTAAAGTATTTTTCATCGGCTTAGAACCAACTGGTAAACTAGCCATATTCGAGCGCACCCTAGACAGGTGTATGGGCTTATACGCCACAGGCAACAGCCTCTATATTAGCACCCTTTATCAACTGTGGCGATTTGAAAACACCCTCGCACCAGGGGAAATCCACAATAATCATGATGCCATCTATTTGCCCCAAGTTGGTTACATCACAGGGGACTTAGATATTCACGATATTGTCGTTGATGACAAGCAACAAATAGTTTTTGCTAACACCCTATTTAGCTGTTTAGCCACCGTCAGCCAAACCCATAGTTTTGTCCCAGTTTGGCAACCACCATTCATCTCTAAACTCGCAGCAGAGGATAGATGTCACCTCAACGGCTTGGCATTAAAAGATGGCAAACCTAAATACGTCAGCGTCATTAGTCAGTCGGATGTTAACGAGGGCTGGCGACAAAAGCGGGTAGGAGGCGGTTGCATCATAGATATTGACAGTAACGAAATAGTCCTAGCAGGGCTATCCATGCCCCATTCTCCCCGGTGGTATCAAGACAAATTGTGGTTACTCAATTCTGGTACAGGGGAATTTGGTTATGCAGATTTACAAACAGGAAAATTTCAAGCCATAACCTTTTGTCCAGGCTATCAAAGAGGACTGGCATTTCATCACAACTTTGCCATTGTAGGTATTTCCGAATCTCGTCATACCAAAACCCTCAGCGGCTTACCTCTAGATGACAAGTTGATGGACAAAGATACTGCGGCTAGGTGCGGTTTGTTGGTTATAGACCTAAAAACAGGGGATATCGTTCACTCTCTCAACATCGAAGGCGTAGTTAACGAATTGTATGACATAGCAGTATTACCACAAATTCGTCGTCCGATGGCGATCGGTTTTCGCAGTGACGAAATTAGACGAGTAATTACCATTGGCAACAATGATACTTTTTAGACTAAAAATTAAGGATAATCACGACAAAAACAACCAAAAACATGACAAATTCAACATTCAATCTCTCTGACCTCAACGGCAGCAACGGCTTCGCTATTAACGGCATTAATGCCTTTGACTACTCAGGTTTTTCAGTCAGCAGTGCAGGAGACTTCAACGGCGACGGCTTTGATGACTTGATTATTGGGGCTTCACGTGCCGACCCCAATGGTAATGCTTCAGGACAGAGCTATGTAGTGTTTGGCAGTAGCATTCCCTTCAGTTCCAGTCTCGAACTCTCCACACTCAATGGCAGCAACGGCTTCGCTATTAACGGCATTAATGCGGATGACTATTCAGGCAATTCAGTCAGCAGTGCGGGGGATATCAACGGCGACGGCTTTGATGACCTGATTATTGGGGCATATCGTGCCGACCCCAACGGTAATAGTTCAGGGCAGAGCTACGTAGTGTTTGGCAGCCGTAGTGGCTTCAGTTCTAGGCTCAACCTCTCCACCCTCAACGGCAGCAACGGCTTTGCTATTAATGGCATTAATCCCTATGACCTTTCAGGCTGGTCTGTCAGCAGTGCGGGGGACATCAACGGCGACGGCTTAGATGACCTGATTATTGGGGCATATCGTGCTGACCCCAACGGTAATAGTTCAGGGCAGAGCTACGTAGTGTTTGGCAGCCGTAGTGGCTTCAGTTCTAGGCTCAACCTCTCCACCCTCAATGGCAGCAACGGCTTTGCTATTAATGGCATTAATCCCTATGACCTTTCAGGCTGGTCTGTCAGCAGTGCGGGGGACATCAACGGCGACGGCTTGGATGACCTGATTATTGGGGCTAGAAATGCCGACCCTAACGGCGTACGTTCAGGGCAGAGCTACGTAGTGTTTGGCAGCCGTAGTGGCTTCAGTTCTAGGCTCAACCTCTCCACCCTCAATGGCAGCAACGGCTTCGCTACTAACGGCATTAATGCGGATGACTATTCAGGCAATTCAGTCAGCAGTGCGGGGGATATCAACGGCGACGGCTTTGATGACCTGATTATTGGGGCATATCGTGCCGACCCTAACGGTAATAGTTCAGGGCAGAGCTACGTAGTGTTTGGCAGCAGCAATGGCTTCAGTTCCTCGTTCAACCTCTCCACCCTTAACGGTAGCAACGGCTTCGCTATTAACGGCATTAATGCGGGTGACATTTCAGGCTGGTCTGTCAGCAGTGCGGGGGATATCAACGGCGACGGCTTTGATGACCTGATTATTGGAGCAAGATTTGCCTCCCCCAATGGTGGCAATTCAGGACAGAGCTACGTAGTATTTGGCAGCAGCAGTGGCTTCAGTTCCTCCCTCAATCTCTCCACTCTCAACGGCAGCAATGGCTTTGCTATTAACGGCATTAATCTAGATGACCAAGCAGGTTGGTCTGTCAGCAGTGCTGGGGACATCAACGGCGACGGCTTTGATGACCTGATTATTGGGGCATACCGTGCAGACCCCAATGGTATTAGTTCAGGGCAGAGCTACGTGGTGTTTGGTAACGCGTCCCCCGTCCTCGACCTCAACGGCAGCAACGGCTTCGCTATTAACGGCATTAATGGGGGTGACTTCTCAGGTAGGTCAGTCAGCAGTGCGGGGGACATCAACGGCGACGGCTTCGATGACCTGATTATTGGGGCTTTTTTTGCCGACCCCAACGGCAGTACTTCAGGGCAGAGCTACGTAGTGTTTGGCAGCAGCAGTGGCTTCAGTTCCAGCCTCAACCTCTCCACCCTCAACGGCAGCAACGGCTTCGCTATTAACGGTATTAATGCGAATGACCGTTCAGGCAGGTCTGTCAGCAGTGCGGGGGACATCAACGGCGACGGCTTGGATGACCTGATTATTGGGGCATACGGTGCCGACCCCAACGGTATTAGTGAGTCAGGACAGAGCTATGTGGTGTTTGGCAGTAGCGGTGGCTTTAGTTCCACCCTCGAACTCTCCACTCTCAACGGCAGCAATGGCTTTACTATTAACGGCATTAATTTAGGTGACTTCTCAGGTAGGTCAGTCAGCAGTGCAGGAGACATCAACGGCGATGGCATTGATGACCTGATTCTTGGGGCACCAAATGCCTCCCCCAATGGTAGTGGTTCAGGACAGAGCTACGTGGTGTTTGGTAGCAGCAGTGGCTTTAGTTCCAACCTCAATCTCTCCACTCTTAACGGCAGTAATGGCTTCGCTATTAACGGCATTAATTTAGGTGACTTCTCAGGTAGGTCAGTCAGCAGTGCGGGGGACATCAACGGCGACGGCTTCGATGACCTGATTATTGGGGCTTTTTTTGCCGACCCCAACGGCAGTACTTCAGGGCAGAGCTATGTGGTATTTGGCAGTAGCAGTGGCTTTAGTTCCAGTCTTGAACTCTCCACTCTCAACGGCAGCAATGGCTTCGCTATTAACGGCATTAATGCGGATGACAGATCAGGCTATTCAGTCAGCAGTGCAGGAGACATCAACGGCGATGGCATTGATGACCTGATTCTTGGGGCACCAAATGCCTCCCCCAATGGTATTAGTGAGTCAGGACAGAGCTATGTGGTGTTTGGCAGTAGCGGTGGCTTTAGTTCCACCCTCGAACTCTCCACTCTCAACGGCAGCAATGGCTTTACTATTAACGGCATTAATTTAGGTGACTTCTCAGGTAGGTCAGTCAGCAGTGCAGGAGACATCAACGGCGATGGCATTGATGACCTGATTCTTGGGGCACCAAATGCCTCCCCCAATGGTAGTGGTTCAGGACAGAGCTACGTGGTGTTTGGTAGCAGCAGTGGCTTTAGTTCCAACCTCAATCTCTCCACTCTTAACGGCAGTAATGGCTTTGCTATTAACGGCATTAATCTGGATGACAGATCAGGCACTTCAGTCAGCGGTGCAGGAGACATCAACGGCGATGGCATTGATGACCTGATTCTTGGGGCAAGATATGCCTCCCCCAATGGTAGTCGTTCAGGGCAGAGCTACGTGGTGTTTGGTCGGGCTGGCATCGGCTCTAGTGGCGTTCTTGAACTTTCCCAACTATCTAGTATTGACACGGATGACATTGATTTCAATACTACTTTTAGTGGCCGTTCTGTCTTAGTTGTTGATACTGACTTGACTTTAGTAGACAGTAATTCAGCCAACCTAGTCGGGGCAACTGTTACTATTACCAACGTTTTAGATGGGGCTGATGAAATCCTTTCTGCCACTACCACAGGCAGCATTACCACTAGTTATAGCAATGGGGTTCTGACTCTGAGTGGAGCAGGTACGGTTGCCGAATATGAGCAAGTCCTCCGCACCATTACTTACAACAATACGGCGGCTTCTCCTGATACTACTACCCGGATAATTGAGTTTGTAGTTGATGACGGTGCTGCCCATTCCAATACTAGTGCGGTAGCAACGACGACTTTAAATATTGTCAACCTCAACAACCCACCCACAGCCGTCACTCTCAGCAATACTATTACTAGCTTGGTAGAAAATACTGATACTACCAGTAGGGTGAAAGTAGCAGATATTGCCGTGACTGATGATGGACTGGGGATAAATAATCTGAGTTTAACGGGTAATGATGCGAGTTTCTTTGAAGTTGACAGCAATGGCTTGTATGTCAAAGCTGGCACTGTGCTAGATTTTGAAACCAAGACTAGTTACAGCGTCAATGTTGAAGTAGATGATTTTACAGTAGGGACAACACCAGATGCCACCACTGCTTACACCTTGACTGTCACTGACGTTAACGAAGCACCTATTGTCAACACCCTTATTCCTAGTCAGTCAGTTGATAACAATAGCGTCTTTAACTTTACCCTTCCTAACACTATCTTCTCTGACCCAGAGGGTAATACTCTTACCTATAACGCATCAGGAACACCCAGTTGGTTGAGTTTTGACCCTGGTACTCAAACTTTCACTGGTACAGCAGACGGTATTGGTACAAACATTATTACTGTTACCGTCAA from Okeanomitos corallinicola TIOX110 includes the following:
- a CDS encoding TIGR03032 family protein, whose amino-acid sequence is MNTTKPQLEITASRQFVPWLYEQHLSLVFTTYQAGKVFFIGLEPTGKLAIFERTLDRCMGLYATGNSLYISTLYQLWRFENTLAPGEIHNNHDAIYLPQVGYITGDLDIHDIVVDDKQQIVFANTLFSCLATVSQTHSFVPVWQPPFISKLAAEDRCHLNGLALKDGKPKYVSVISQSDVNEGWRQKRVGGGCIIDIDSNEIVLAGLSMPHSPRWYQDKLWLLNSGTGEFGYADLQTGKFQAITFCPGYQRGLAFHHNFAIVGISESRHTKTLSGLPLDDKLMDKDTAARCGLLVIDLKTGDIVHSLNIEGVVNELYDIAVLPQIRRPMAIGFRSDEIRRVITIGNNDTF
- a CDS encoding putative Ig domain-containing protein; the protein is MTNSTFNLSDLNGSNGFAINGINAFDYSGFSVSSAGDFNGDGFDDLIIGASRADPNGNASGQSYVVFGSSIPFSSSLELSTLNGSNGFAINGINADDYSGNSVSSAGDINGDGFDDLIIGAYRADPNGNSSGQSYVVFGSRSGFSSRLNLSTLNGSNGFAINGINPYDLSGWSVSSAGDINGDGLDDLIIGAYRADPNGNSSGQSYVVFGSRSGFSSRLNLSTLNGSNGFAINGINPYDLSGWSVSSAGDINGDGLDDLIIGARNADPNGVRSGQSYVVFGSRSGFSSRLNLSTLNGSNGFATNGINADDYSGNSVSSAGDINGDGFDDLIIGAYRADPNGNSSGQSYVVFGSSNGFSSSFNLSTLNGSNGFAINGINAGDISGWSVSSAGDINGDGFDDLIIGARFASPNGGNSGQSYVVFGSSSGFSSSLNLSTLNGSNGFAINGINLDDQAGWSVSSAGDINGDGFDDLIIGAYRADPNGISSGQSYVVFGNASPVLDLNGSNGFAINGINGGDFSGRSVSSAGDINGDGFDDLIIGAFFADPNGSTSGQSYVVFGSSSGFSSSLNLSTLNGSNGFAINGINANDRSGRSVSSAGDINGDGLDDLIIGAYGADPNGISESGQSYVVFGSSGGFSSTLELSTLNGSNGFTINGINLGDFSGRSVSSAGDINGDGIDDLILGAPNASPNGSGSGQSYVVFGSSSGFSSNLNLSTLNGSNGFAINGINLGDFSGRSVSSAGDINGDGFDDLIIGAFFADPNGSTSGQSYVVFGSSSGFSSSLELSTLNGSNGFAINGINADDRSGYSVSSAGDINGDGIDDLILGAPNASPNGISESGQSYVVFGSSGGFSSTLELSTLNGSNGFTINGINLGDFSGRSVSSAGDINGDGIDDLILGAPNASPNGSGSGQSYVVFGSSSGFSSNLNLSTLNGSNGFAINGINLDDRSGTSVSGAGDINGDGIDDLILGARYASPNGSRSGQSYVVFGRAGIGSSGVLELSQLSSIDTDDIDFNTTFSGRSVLVVDTDLTLVDSNSANLVGATVTITNVLDGADEILSATTTGSITTSYSNGVLTLSGAGTVAEYEQVLRTITYNNTAASPDTTTRIIEFVVDDGAAHSNTSAVATTTLNIVNLNNPPTAVTLSNTITSLVENTDTTSRVKVADIAVTDDGLGINNLSLTGNDASFFEVDSNGLYVKAGTVLDFETKTSYSVNVEVDDFTVGTTPDATTAYTLTVTDVNEAPIVNTLIPSQSVDNNSVFNFTLPNTIFSDPEGNTLTYNASGTPSWLSFDPGTQTFTGTADGIGTNIITVTVNDGSNSTSTNFDLIVKTANTDTTGDSGNNSIFGTAANDKLQGGDGNDEIRGNAGNDRLYGEGGDDILYGGLGTDFLYGDTLLLGGNTGNDIFAVEPGNGLDIVIDFTDGFDRLGLSGGLTFGTGNVSTDVTVSALNSHTQIFDSNGVELMRLINVNSTLIDASDFVTI